A genome region from Alicyclobacillus acidocaldarius subsp. acidocaldarius DSM 446 includes the following:
- a CDS encoding carbohydrate ABC transporter permease has protein sequence MRRILTILAAYFVLAVGAFISIFPYLWAVLTSLKPESEVFTSHFLSLPTHIEWANYTHVFQQINMGRYLLNTVIVAVASVLGQLIFGSMAAYGFSRFNFKGKNVIFMLYLSTLMIPNIVTLIPLFIMMKYLGWINTYYALIAPAALGTPVGIFLLRQFFLTIPSEIEEAARMDGAGVIRVFVQIILPLSKPVLATLAIITFVSSWNNFLWPLIVTNTDSMKLVSVGIASFQFQVGAEWNYMMAASTIALLPLVILFLLFQRRIIESIQLTGLK, from the coding sequence ATGAGGCGAATTCTTACGATTCTTGCTGCTTACTTCGTCCTCGCTGTAGGTGCATTCATATCCATATTTCCGTATCTGTGGGCCGTACTTACTTCTTTGAAGCCTGAAAGCGAGGTCTTCACATCTCACTTTTTGAGTCTGCCGACTCACATCGAATGGGCCAACTATACCCATGTATTTCAACAGATTAACATGGGGCGATACTTACTGAACACCGTGATTGTGGCAGTTGCGAGCGTGCTAGGCCAGCTCATTTTCGGTTCTATGGCTGCCTATGGATTTTCGCGGTTTAACTTTAAGGGGAAGAATGTAATATTCATGCTTTATTTAAGTACGCTCATGATCCCCAACATCGTAACACTCATTCCTCTATTTATCATGATGAAATATCTGGGGTGGATCAACACCTACTATGCACTCATTGCGCCAGCTGCGCTCGGGACTCCGGTGGGCATATTTCTGTTGAGACAATTTTTCCTAACTATTCCCTCTGAGATTGAAGAAGCCGCTCGAATGGACGGAGCAGGTGTCATTCGAGTATTCGTACAAATCATCTTGCCTTTAAGCAAACCGGTTCTAGCGACTTTGGCAATCATTACGTTCGTGTCGTCATGGAACAACTTTCTATGGCCCCTCATTGTGACGAATACCGACTCTATGAAGCTTGTGAGTGTAGGCATTGCCTCGTTTCAATTTCAAGTAGGTGCAGAATGGAACTACATGATGGCTGCTTCCACAATAGCCCTGCTCCCATTGGTCATCCTATTCTTGCTGTTTCAGCGCAGGATTATCGAGTCAATTCAGCTCACTGGGTTGAAGTAG
- a CDS encoding ABC transporter substrate-binding protein produces the protein MNRNGKKVVFTIPVVLTMLLVGCGTSTANKPGHQFSTSEGSASTQVVTLHYMLWDPNEEIGYKQSIAVFEKLHPNIKVVIEQYPWSQYWQKLETEMAAGTAPDVFWDHVTYFPTFVTNGQLLNLTPYIKSSHVDLREYYPNLLKQYEYNGNIYGLPKDWDTIAIFYNKKLFEKDHVPFPTNLTWNPRNGGTLVKVAEEMTVDKNGKHPGQPGFNPNQIVQYGFMSYNSNQSFYYNFLAEDGVKILDHNFGTQVLMDTPQAIQTMQNLIDMIYKYHVSPSGAEGANVVNSEGNAQQLFEEGKLAMYTDGDWVLTPVVKASNFPVGIAPLPVGPIGRVSVMNGLSDAIYAHTKYPKQAWELVQWLASPQSERILASGGYVWPGIKSLAPLFAQAWTKKGVDVTPFLEESRGKTISFPITVNWGQAENAIDKEFDLMWLGKVPPSQALQTAVQQADAALNGGQ, from the coding sequence ATGAATCGTAATGGAAAGAAGGTTGTTTTTACTATTCCGGTTGTTCTGACGATGCTCCTAGTTGGATGTGGTACATCAACTGCGAATAAGCCTGGTCATCAGTTCTCAACGAGTGAAGGCAGTGCTTCTACCCAAGTTGTCACGTTACATTACATGCTCTGGGATCCGAACGAGGAAATCGGTTACAAGCAGTCCATCGCCGTCTTTGAAAAGTTACATCCGAATATCAAAGTTGTCATCGAACAGTACCCGTGGTCTCAGTATTGGCAAAAATTAGAGACTGAAATGGCGGCAGGGACAGCTCCCGACGTGTTTTGGGATCATGTTACTTATTTCCCTACTTTTGTTACGAACGGTCAACTTCTCAATTTGACGCCTTATATTAAGAGTTCCCATGTCGATTTGAGAGAATATTATCCGAACTTGCTGAAGCAGTACGAGTACAACGGAAATATTTATGGCCTGCCAAAGGACTGGGACACGATAGCCATATTTTATAACAAGAAGCTGTTCGAAAAGGATCATGTTCCATTTCCAACAAACTTGACTTGGAATCCTAGAAATGGTGGAACATTGGTCAAGGTTGCTGAAGAAATGACCGTAGATAAGAACGGAAAACACCCGGGCCAGCCAGGGTTCAATCCGAACCAAATCGTACAATACGGATTTATGTCATATAACTCAAATCAGTCATTTTATTACAACTTTTTGGCCGAAGACGGAGTGAAAATCCTAGACCATAACTTCGGGACTCAGGTGCTAATGGACACCCCGCAGGCCATTCAGACCATGCAGAATCTTATTGACATGATTTACAAGTACCATGTATCGCCTTCTGGAGCCGAGGGAGCTAACGTTGTAAATAGTGAAGGAAATGCTCAGCAATTATTTGAAGAAGGTAAGCTGGCGATGTACACCGATGGCGATTGGGTCCTGACACCTGTCGTGAAGGCAAGCAATTTCCCTGTCGGGATAGCTCCGCTACCTGTCGGGCCAATAGGTCGTGTGTCTGTCATGAACGGACTGTCGGACGCCATCTATGCGCATACGAAGTACCCAAAGCAAGCGTGGGAACTGGTTCAGTGGCTGGCGAGTCCGCAATCTGAGCGGATCCTCGCATCGGGTGGTTACGTATGGCCTGGGATCAAGTCGTTGGCACCACTGTTTGCACAGGCCTGGACCAAGAAAGGCGTCGATGTCACGCCGTTCCTCGAAGAATCGAGGGGTAAGACCATATCGTTCCCCATCACTGTGAACTGGGGGCAAGCTGAGAACGCGATCGACAAAGAATTCGATTTAATGTGGCTAGGGAAAGTGCCCCCGTCTCAGGCGCTCCAAACAGCCGTGCAGCAGGCGGATGCGGCACTGAATGGCGGTCAGTGA